A segment of the Arachis hypogaea cultivar Tifrunner chromosome 5, arahy.Tifrunner.gnm2.J5K5, whole genome shotgun sequence genome:
ACTttccttcctcctcctcctcttctgtcttcttcttcttcttaacaaGAACAGTATCatggttaaaatttttttatgttaaaattaaaaaatttcttatGTTAATGTTAAAAAATGTTGGTGCTATTATGCATAAATTcagcacaattcaaaactctcatttctcctcttcctcttcttcttctttttcatcctcattatcatcatcaaagtattatttttattcacaacgtttggagtaagtctcaaagttgtccttaacttttaaatcgttctatttaaatccttaacgttttaaaattgactcaatattgtcctgccgttagagatctgttaacggaattgacggcgagataaaattgagacgattttgcaacgttagaaacttaaataggacgaaaacgttggagaCAGAAacgatatataaaaataaattttaattttatcctttaataatatcaattttttatgataaatagttattcaatttttttaatcacatctaagtaaattatacttaatcacattGCTTTTgttctaaattaatttattttttataattttactattaaaaatttttattcatcataaaatgttTGTGTAATGACTACTACATAAATTTGTAggaaaaaaatgatacatatacaataaagcaCAAACATTTCATAATGagcaaaaaattttaagaataaaattataaaaaataaatttatttagaacaaAAGCaatgtgattaagtataatttacctagatgtgattaaaaaaattgaataactatgtaccgtaaaaaattgatattattgaatgataaaattaaaatttatttttatatatcgtttttgtccccaacgtttttgtcatatttaagtctttaacgtttcaaaatcgtcttaattttgtcccgccgttaaTTCCGTTAACAATACCTAACGGCacgacaacattgagtcaattttgaaaataggacgatttaaacgttagggataatGTTGAGACCTACCCCaaatattggggacaaaaacaatattttactcttttcttttttttttatcatttttgtttgatattttttcATAAGAATCTGTATTagggtcaaaaatttttaatgtcaaaattaaaaagtttattgtatcatagttaaaaaattttgatattatttttttaataaattctatataatttaaagttcttttttattatggttatcattattatcttttttgttttatttttttataatttttttattttatctttttaatacgaataaaaacaaaaaaaatatgtagTACTGCAAAATCAAgggagaaaaagaagcaaaagaaaaaaaattacaacagTAATAGTaacaataaaaaaacaataatggAGAAAAAATATGCGAAAAAGAAGAAGGTATTCTTCCGTTATTGTTTTTTCttcttatatattaaaaaaaaatattcatcgaaatgtaaaaccaaaataaataaataaataaagaaaacccTGAAACCCTAAAAGGCAGTCTGTTTTGTATATAAAAAGGTgtcaaaaaccccaaaaccaaAAGTGGCTCTCTCAATTCAATTCACACTCTGAAGTCTGAAATGGAGCTCTTCAAACTTCAAGCTATGCCCTTTTCGAAGCTTCCGAGCTCCCTCTCGTCTTCTTCACACTCTCCTCTTCTCCTTACCCCCTCTCTACCTCTCTTACCTCGTAAGTTCCCAGATCCCCAATCCAAAACCCtaagttttctttgtttttcgcaCTGTTTTTCTGTCTCTATCATTTCCCCCTTTCAATTTAATGTTCTTTTTCTCACGTTATTTGTATGCTGCTGCTAATTTTTCTTATTGGAGCTGGCTTCAATATTTTCtcccatttttttttaaatcgccGTTATGATAATAATTAATCCTTTTGAGGAATCGGGGTTTTTTATGTTGGGTTTTGATGACAGGTTCAATCTGCATGAGAAATGTGTTGGTAAGATCAACGACATCTGAAGAAACATCGAGTGGGTCGAGTTCCTTTTTCAATGAGAAACGTGACGGTGCCACTTATGCTGAGGTTGTCGAACcagaagatgataagaagaattCGTTTAATGGAACCGATGGCAAAGAGAAAGAGTTTCCTGTGGAGGATGAACAGCAAGgcctctctttggattttctcgATAAGCTCGATCTTAAGGTCGCTTTTTTATGCACCTAACCTGTTTGGTGTTTTGTTTTGGGTTGTTTTTGAATCTCTGATTTTTAATGTTTTGTATTTGTATGATTTTTTCCACATTGAGTTGCTGTGATGATAACTACAGTTCATTGATTGCATTTATGCAAATGCTTTATGATACTTCGGCAGTAATGTCGAACCTGAGCGGTTACCTGAGCAACTATGATAGACACACGATGATAGATAAGCATACATAAGTCGAACCAACTTTGTATTTTACTCCCATTTGTGAGTCACAAGTAACGTTTACTATGGTTACAAGGACTTCACTTGAGCTTTTCTTACATTATATTCTGTTGGGGTCAATTCTTATGTGCTCTACAGTTAAACCAAACTTAACTCTGCGGTGATATTTATGTAGCCAAAGCTAATGTGTATCTGCTTTAAGTGATGGTCTTTATCTGTTATTTTATATCATATGATGCAGCTTATGCTTATACCATACCTTCCattgtttttatattttgatgGCACTAGTGAATCTAATGGCTGTTTCTTCTTTTCTGAAGAAGATTGTCTGTGGTTTTTGCGGCCCGTCACATACATAACTGATTACTTATAAGGAAAATTTGATCACATCGTTTTGCAGACTTTCTAACATTTTCTCTCTTCCCCTGGCATATACAGTTTGACACAGATGATACTGGTTCCCTTGTCGTGTATGGTGGTGCTGCTGTAGTTGCCCTGTGGTTAACATCAGCCATTGTTGGTGCTATTGATTCTATTCCTTTGGTGTGTATAAAGCTTCAAATGTCAATATTTCATACTGGAATCCAACTTCGAAATGCTAATAGTTATCTTTTTGACTCATTTTTGTGGCAGTTTCCCAAGGTTTTGGAAGTTATAGGTCTTGGTTACACAGTATGGTTCACTTCCCGTTATCTGCTTTTCAAGGTATTCGGCTACTTGGCCTGTCTCAGTGTGGTTCATATATTTGGAGATCACATTAAAGTGATCGAGCAGCATGCAAGTATTTCCTGTATTCTGCTTACCTGTATTGATGATTGAGTTTATGAACCTGCAGAAAAACAGGGATGAGTTTGTTGCTAAACTTGAGGAGCTCAGGGAACAAGTTCTTGGTTCAGAAGACAAGTGAATTATTCGGAGAAAGGATGagtcaagaaaaaagaagagtgcTATGGTTAAATGTGCAGTTACATTTTGCTCTAGTTGACACCAATGTATTGATTCTTCTCCACTTTCCCATAGCTCGTACAGCTACACAGCAAAGAAAAATGTATATTTAGTTTTTGATTGAGAAGTATAATATCTGATTCTGCACCCGCATTCTGGTATTGTGCCGAATTGTTCGATGGTGCACTTGTAGTTATTATAGACGTTTGGATAGAGTTTAGTTCACCAATTGCAGTTGCATTTTTAGAGTTATCTTCAATAGTCGTCAATACCTAATAACAGATTTTGATCGCGTGTATTCGATTTATCAAGCCTTAGAATTTGTTCATATTGGTGAATAGTAAGTTAATAATAACCTGTAATCGAACAGGGGAGAAATATAAAATCATTCAACATTAGGAGACTTACATTTGTTGGTAAATTAGGCCCTCTTGGATAGGATTCAGGTTAGGACATCAATTAATTCTTCTATGTTGCGCATCTGATCACTCCAGCACACTCAATAATTTCCAAGACAAAACAAGTGAAATGTGGTCCTTATTAGATCATAACTGAGGTCGTGTATTGTTGCCAAAATCACGTGTAAAGATCAGAACAATGCAGCAACTGGCTAAAGCTTcatgttcatatgataataaCTGTTACCAAGAAGTTGAACACCAACTTGGAGCTGCCTCCAAAAGCTCATAGTCATAGCCAGAACAATGTAAGAGGATGAAATTAATTGCGAGTAGTAAAATGACTAATGAGTAAAATGACTTGATCAAACCGGGAAAAGAAATCAAGCCATTTTACCTTTGAATATATTACTCTATAATATGATGATTTTTCTTTTGGATGGATCTTAATCCTCGGATATCTATCGACCATGAGCCAACGACTAATCTCTGGTCTTGATGGAGTTCACCTTTCGGTGGGTAGGAGATACATTCCCCTTAAGAATCAAACCCTGACACGATGTTTAAGCAACCCAAGCAACTACCACTTGTGTTAGTTCTCGTGGTTAAAGATAATGATTTATGTTAGTAATAATCTAgacatttatatataaaaacataTAGCTAGCAACTTGTTTTGGTTCATCACCCTCATTCATCTTTGTCAACTTCACACCCTGGTCCATCACACAAGCCAAGGCCTAAGTACGCCAGTCCAATTCTACAagaagtccaaaaaaaaaaaagaattcaataGATTGACACGGGATAATCCATCCAATTTGCCTAATGCATAGTCTGAACTATGCCCAACCCAACTTACATGACAAGTAAAAACTTGTCATGCCACTACATCAGATATGTATTCCTAATGACGACTTGGAATAACTCACTAAATAATTAGGAAGTCACCACACACTACTAAAAGTGGAGATATTCAGGAGTAATTGTGAAGCTATCATCATtttctataaatatattaaatttaggtACTTTTCAATCTCGATTTATTTAAATATGTCTAAAATCTTTACTAACTTAAGTATCAAAATCTTTTGTAGGTATCACTCATCTCTATTTACTCAAAAAAATCGAACAATTTTATCCCTCTAACAAATAAGTCAAAACTTTCGTCCAAAAAAAAATCTAGATCTCACATCTAGCCCAAATTACATTAATTTCAGGTCATCTTTCGAAAAAGTACTTAGGTTTGATATATCCCAATTTTTAAAATGCTTTTAATACTGGATTTGAAATCCTTATATGTTTTCTCGTATCATGTTTCAATCTCCATTgacttgatttatttattttacaaaaaaaatatatataaagaagaaCGTACGAGAGTAAGTGTCCAAATTCTTTTAACACGTTCACTTGACACAATCTTTGATAGGTTTCTTACTCTAATCTGACGATGCTTGTTATTACACATATTCACgtattaatttgattagattagATATAATCAATTTATTTATGATAAAATGGACGGTGCAGAGTGAAGGGGGAAACCAAAGGAGAAAAGATGAAATACGGAACCGAATTGAGAGAATGGTTAATCACACATTAGTTTATCTTATCACATTGATTGCTTATATGGCAAGTAACTTCACATGGCAATAACTATGTGATACTCTGCCTCCATATTATTAAGAAGAGAGAAACGATGAGTAGTAAGAAAAtttatctctttatattttatttaagagaaaaaaaaacttaTCTCACTTGTAAATTGTTATACGGACAAATACATCCAACTATAACAAATACTAATCGAAACCTTTACGTAACAAAGTTATCTTTTTACACGGTACCTTCTCATCATATTTAAAATACAGCAAAAATTCGACTCATGTGCCAAGTTAATTATAAAGAATTCACtaattaaaagtaaacaaattaacATGCCTCGTGTATTAAGTTTATCAACAGAGTCAAAACTCAAAAGTCATAGATACCGTTATCAATAATATGAATATTACAGGCCCATATCTCGATTgataaaataaatcttttttaagTATTAAAGGAAATTAGTTTACCAACGCATGCAATGATCTTATGCATTTGGTATTACAAGAAAGGGGAGTACTATATAAATAATGACTatcttgaacaacatgaataattattaattaaataaaaatatattatatttttaaattatttacctaaattttaatattaaaataatcatccatataattagtaaaataaaCATCTAATATATCTATTGTTTATATTGTTTGGTATTTTTACTGTCTACCTATTATTTTCCTACAAAGAATGTCGGCCGCTTACTCTCTaatattattttcgaatttttataaaCTTTCTCCTATcaccagaaaaaaaaatcaaataatttctatacagaataatttaaaaagagaaataatatcAAATCAGGGAGTGATATTTCTATTACCATGTGTTTGTCTCCTTCTACAATAATGCTATTTAGCACTTCTCTAACTTGTATCTGGATTTATTCCGATTGGTTATGACTTATGAGTGCGTTGTGTGTTGACAACCAAATTGGAAATGTTTGCAGCCATAGCTTCAAGCTCCAATCAATACACAATAGTAGTGTTGGTTTGTGGTCAATAATAGTTGCCGTTTACGCACTAAGAAAAGTGGGGGAAATACTGCACTTAACATAGGTTGCGTCACAACTCACATTCAAAATTTGGTGAAATATGAAATGTACAGGAATCAATGTCATGGGATACAATAGAATTCAAGCCAAGACAATTAAACTTTTTCAGCttaataaaatcattttttataaaatataatttaattatcaagCATGAAAGAAGGGATCATCGATAGTGAAAAGCACGTTTGGTTTAAATCAAGCATATAATTTCTCTAACAATGTGATAGCCGTTTAATTTAAAAGTCGAGCGTAACATAATACAAACGACTCTAAATTTCATTTTATTGCTGATTTTCAATTTTCCATTCCACTGTGAGTGTCATTATTGGCTTGTTCTCACATTTGGGTGACTCATTTATAActtattattatagaaaaaacTATAAAAGTTTCCATTTGTAAATCATTTTAGCAAGGAGCCTTAAAATAAAGACACTTGTTGACAAAAGAATGTTCCCTTATCATGTTTTCCAATTTGCATAACAAGAGAAGGCATCCTAACGGAGCCTTTAAGTCCGGACAAAGGCAACTTATGGATGCTAATTTCCCTTGagcattgctttttcttttttgttaaagAATATCTTCACGCAAATATAGTATAATGAATCTTTAGATAGCTTAACAAAACATACCAAACTATCTAACAGTCACAatgttatcttcttttttatttccCTGGAAACAGCTTGCAAGGCTTCAATTTGGTAGCTTCGCTTGTTAAAGCTGGCCGCTGGAATAACTTAACCAAACATAAAgagtaaaacaaaagaaaagggtCAAACGATGAGACAATACCAAGTTACCAACGCTTTTAGTTAGCATCTTTTAGCACAAATCACGGTAGCATTCACACCTCACAATAACCGCGTTCTGTTCCACACTCTACAACCGACTATGCTACTTACACGCTCACAACCTAAAACCATAGAATCTTCTataattttctaataaaaaattttggccCACTTGTTACCTACCTTCTCTGTATTCTTGAGATTGATGGACGCAAAGAATTTGACTCGATcacaaattgaaaaataatatttgtatttttttatattttgtcatgaattttattattaaaaattaaaaagtgtaGGCCAGTTGATTCCAGAAATATTGGATTTGATGGattaaatcataataataaaaatgactCTACCAGAGGCACAACATCAGGAATATTGAAAACGCAAGACACGAGTAAACAAAAAACGCAAGtcataacattttattttttcgcCATTATCATAATGAAGATGATCATCTTGGTAGTCTTCTCAGAAATCCTTGAAGAGCTTGCGAACCTGTTCAAGCGTAACGAACAGAACAACAGTGAAAGGACCCTGCCTCGATATCGTAGGAATGAAACCCTTGTACAGCGCCATGGGACCCTCCGCACGCACCGTCTTCAGCGCACAATCAAGAGCCCCAGTGTACGGCGGCTCAGCCCCTGGCTCCACCCTCATGTTCATTACCCTAGTCTTAATCACGTCAACAGGGTTCGAAGCAACAGCTGCAACGAACCCCGCCGCAAAACTCGCCGTCACGTGAGTCCCTAAACCATCGCGcatcaaacctttttcaagaaTCGCTTCCTTGAACTGGTCGTACGACGCCAGCTGCGACGCCGTAACAAGCATCGCGCGGTTCACCGTGAGCGATGAACCGCGCCACAGGGAAGCAACGCCTTCTTGCTTCGCCATTTTCGTTATGGCGTCCACGACGGACTTGTAGTTGCGCCGCTGAGCTGGAGGGAGTCTCCCGTCAGCCTGCATCCTCACCATGGCCACGTCAGCTGGGTTACCAACGGCGGCTCCGACGCCGCCGGCGATTAGCCCTGCCTCGATCTTGCGTGAGAGAGGCATGGTGGTGGCGCCGCCGGGAACGGGGGAAGGGACGGACCATTTCTGCTTGAGGAGGTCATAGAGGCCCATACGAGTGGTGGAGTATAGTGTCTGGCGGAGGACGGTGGCGGAGACACCAGAAAAGAGAGCGGCGAGGCCTTCTTGCTGGACGAGCTTGACGCCGACGGTTACGAGTCCGACGCGAGGAGGTTGGGTGATTTGCGGAGGTGGTGAGACGTGGATGGATCGGGATCCGGTTTGGAAGGCGAGTGCGGGTCGGAGGGAAGGTACGGAGGTTGGATTGGACTCGCCTTGGAGCTGCATGCGGACCTTGATGAGGTCGAGTGGGTGGGTTGAACAGCCTGCAACGATTGAAGCTATGCCTCCTTCTACAAAACCCTTAACACccatgatgttgttgttgttgtgcaaAATTGATGAATTGGGGTTAGTGTATGTTAGAATGAAAAGAATGGATTAGAGAGTAAATTGGGATTATTGGGACCAGTTGGAGTTGGAGATATCACTAGAGACCATAAGATGGGAATGGAGGCCACAGGCTATGGAAGAAGAGTGGGGGACGGCGGCCCTCTGAGACATATGATAGGTCAGATCTGATGTGTGTGAATGTGTTTTTTGTGTGGAGAGGTAAGAGAAGATGTTGCAGTATTTATAGGAGTCAGGGTTCCTACTTAGGTCTAACGCGATTACGGGAGCGTAGCCAATTAGATTCATTGTGCTGCACAATTTATTGCGCTATTTAATTAACGCGTTTGCGCTGCAGGCCCCCCTCTTGTTTCTTATTTCATTCTGATTCACCTCACAAAATCAATATTTTGTAtcaaattcataaatttattatatttgtaatatcaaataaatcattcatcaattttacaaatacaaagagaataataaaaaaatttctcccTCGAGTTATTACTTATTACCAAATTTATCAATAGAAAATTGAAGAAATTGTGGAACTAAATagatttttcaattattaaattagacgttattttttattctatatgAAAGAGGGAAGGATGCTAATCTTTATAGCATATTAGCATTTCCTTATAGTTATATACATAAAAACCGTATCAATCTTTTACACTCGTTTGTTAATGTGCTGTATTTCTACAACTATCCCCAATTGGCataatatttctaaatttattaaagaaatcttctctcttttttatgGAGGAAAAAGTTTTTGTCTTACTCTTATATCACTTTAATTataactattttttgtttttgtaattaatttttaatctcaTCTCTTAACATTAATAATAGTAAATTAATATCAAAGAAAATTTATATTCTTTTATCGTCGATATAAATCTTTTatataatcaattcaatatatcaaaaatttaatgcatttaaatataatttatatataaatacactgATTTATctataacataatttaaaaactcaaactgatatatatataaactatgctattgaaaaccataaaaaaaaaacaacaacatcAATCAATAATTTGAAAAAATCCAATGtccatttacaatttttttaaattattctttttttttctcttcctttaAAAAAACTACAATTTTACCTTCCACCACAAAATTACCCACAATACCAATTATCATCGCCGCCATCTTAGTCGCCTCCAACAATCACCTCACGTTAATTACAATCGATCATCTTAAACTTTAAATCCTTCTCTAtactctaaatcctaaattataaattctaaattctaaacctTAAATATTAAACCCTAAATATTAAACTATGACCATAAAatcttaacttttaaattttaaacactaaatcttatttttttgtttaagtttcggattttttattattaattattctccacatacaagtcatttatccATAAAAATTATGTTACCTTAATTCATCTCACGCGCCTCTTAATCTAACAAACTTTTCAATCAACGTGCGAATATATAACTaccttttttaaaagaatttcgtTTTCGTTTTCGAATTTTCTCAATGTTTTCTATTTGCGTTCTCTGTGTTTCTTATTGTTCATTCTCTACGTTTTTGAAATCAAGTTCTAAAATCAGTTTTGaacagttatctcgttgttgaagataatgaataattcaaattTCAGATTGTTAATTGAACCcgaacgaaattgattattgttttgaatccaatcaagtggctgatgTGTGGTTCGATTATAGTTAAtgttttcgttagtagtttatgattctgtaggtgaataatattatttttgtttgtgaaaattattgtttatcgttgatggtttgaatttaatGTAATgtaaaaattttgcattaaagaaaatattttttttgtatttacagCAAATTTTTGTGTAACACAAATATATGTATTTGAatgtattattttaagaaaattttttgtgtatgtgtgctgataagttctgcatcattcaaaactctttttctccctcatcttcatcttctactacttcttcttcttctttttcatcatcatcttttttttttcttattcatatttttttcttattcatatttttttcttgttttatcttctcaagtttcttcttattttactctcttgacaagaataaaaaaatcaaacaaagaagaaaaaaatacgtaatggtacaaaattacttggaagatgataaacttatattcattcaactaaaagaaagaaataaataaaaaaaagaagaaaaaatgcagcattaaaagagacatttttctgtatttacagcaaatttgggtataacacgaagatatttaaatgtcttatttaagaattttcggtgtatgcatgctgataagttctacataattattcaaaactcttttctccctcctcctcatcttccgcttcttttttttatcatcatcatcttcttcttcttcttttttattcatctttttttttaccttctcaagtttcttcttattttactctcttaacaagaataaaaacaaaaaaaaatcaaacaaaaaagaagaagaagaaacacataatactgtaaaattacttagaagattatgaacttacattcattcaactaaaataaagaaagaaataaggaaaaaaggaagaagaaaaagatgtagcattagaggaaaactttttttatatttgcaacaaatttgggtgtaacacgaagatatttgggtataacgcgaagatatttgagtgtattgtttaaagaattttttgtgtatgtgtgctgataagttctgcataattcaaaactctttctcttctctcttttcatcttctgctacttcttcatcttcatctttcttattttattttctcatatttttttttttaattcagctTTGTAACTTCCTTCACTTTTCGcaacgatttttgaaaaattttaatccttATTTGAATTTTGAGTGTTGCGGTTTTGATTGAGAAAAAAGAACCATTTACATTATTTAAAAGTTAAGAATGTGTGTGTTTACACGTAATCTAAACTGAATgtcgtttttgtttttgttgagaTTGTGCCAACTTATATAAACTTATATGTGTAACagatttcttttattatttctaattttgaatgttttttttattgtgaatTGTTGGTTACTTTTATttacatattatttatttaatttatttttatttagttataattccattaataaatattttaaagacACATATCAATGTATTTAACAAAAAAAGTTTGTAAAAAACGAGTTGAACTTATCATAGTTATATAAGGTAGTTGAGGATATATAGTGGTTTATTATTCTACactcttattatatatgataaatatCTCTCAACTACGAGTGACAAAACGAGTTAAATTTATCGAATTGATTTGCgtaaaccataaaaaaataaaaaaacagtagattaatttgatatattaaaGATGTCAAAGTGAAAAAGATGTTAAGAGTATTTACGTAATAAATTCAATCCTAcaaattaaatttctttttttttttcaagtgagATTTACTCATTCACAGATCTTTCTCAATAATTTATATAcgtattttttttctcattttctcttttttttttccgataAGAATAGCAATACGTCTTTATAAAAATAGAAGACCATTTAACTAATAAAATGCCTTTATTTTTGTCCCATAACTTTTGTTATGAATCTCCATTTATTTCTCTCCAATATTcatgaatattatttttttttaaatatcaataatgtcataataaaattatatataattcaaCTAAATacaattaaaacataaatttaacataataaaatacatataaattttttaacatatagattaaaataaaatgaattagcGTATATATTCTTTTGCAGATCCCTGTGAGGTTGATACCTCAATCTCACGCTTCCGTCACTATTTATTTGCGAGTCTTTTTCCCGTGAAAATTTTGTAAGTTCCCATTAACCTTTTTGTCACAGATAATCTTGATGTATCTTTTTGGTGCAAATTTTTTTCTTGTCAtatctattaaaataaaatgaattagtGTTacttatacaaaatatatatatatatatatatatagacatttaagtaattttttttttacaaatttctgtGAAGTGGATACCTCAATCTCCTGTTTCATTCCTATTTATTTGTAAAAGTAGATTTTTGTCTCGTAAAAATTTTACAGATCTCCATTAATCTTTTCGTTACAAATAATTTCTGCAAATATTGACATATgcgaatttttttttgtcattccTATTCACTAATCTCTCATTTTCACGTCTTTTGGTCTAGCAGTAAGGATGAGTAACAACCCTTATTTGCTCGTCTTTCCTCCATCGTCTTCTAAGCTCGCCTTCTCTAGCAGCTCTTCAAGTACCAGCACGGTAATTAGCAGGCAGCGGTGACGAATAGCAAGTAGCCCTCATCAAGCACGCACCAACAGCGGTCTCTTCCAGCCACGAGTTGCAAGTAGTGACGACAAGtagcaaatttaatttaaaatgaaaCGTGTTAGAGGatcaataaattttatgatttgtaataattaattagttattattattatttttaatggtataaaattatatttaatgatataaaattatttatttttttattaataaaatactaaccaaattttaataaaatatattaaatattgactCCTTAgactttttcatttaaaaattttatatatgtcATGGTTAATGATAAAAtcttaaaagtaaataaaatttatcactttaacaataaatatattattattactactattacataatataaaatattttaattttttaccaaaatatttaatataaaattttatatatttcgtaattaatgataaaaaattaaaaatcaatcaaatatattataataataaatatattttatat
Coding sequences within it:
- the LOC112799935 gene encoding mitochondrial uncoupling protein 5-like; translated protein: MGVKGFVEGGIASIVAGCSTHPLDLIKVRMQLQGESNPTSVPSLRPALAFQTGSRSIHVSPPPQITQPPRVGLVTVGVKLVQQEGLAALFSGVSATVLRQTLYSTTRMGLYDLLKQKWSVPSPVPGGATTMPLSRKIEAGLIAGGVGAAVGNPADVAMVRMQADGRLPPAQRRNYKSVVDAITKMAKQEGVASLWRGSSLTVNRAMLVTASQLASYDQFKEAILEKGLMRDGLGTHVTASFAAGFVAAVASNPVDVIKTRVMNMRVEPGAEPPYTGALDCALKTVRAEGPMALYKGFIPTISRQGPFTVVLFVTLEQVRKLFKDF
- the LOC112799934 gene encoding protein CURVATURE THYLAKOID 1D, chloroplastic-like is translated as MELFKLQAMPFSKLPSSLSSSSHSPLLLTPSLPLLPRSICMRNVLVRSTTSEETSSGSSSFFNEKRDGATYAEVVEPEDDKKNSFNGTDGKEKEFPVEDEQQGLSLDFLDKLDLKFDTDDTGSLVVYGGAAVVALWLTSAIVGAIDSIPLFPKVLEVIGLGYTVWFTSRYLLFKKNRDEFVAKLEELREQVLGSEDK